A section of the Prochlorococcus marinus XMU1402 genome encodes:
- the aroB gene encoding 3-dehydroquinate synthase, whose translation MNKKKILVPLGDKSYEVTLEAGILNNISEELLKIGITKNRKILVISNEEISNLYGEKFLNNLNDNKFQAEMFLIKAGESYKNLKTLSEIYDVAFESGLDRNSIIIALGGGIVGDVSGFAAATWLRGIEYIQIPTTLLSMVDSSVGGKTGVNHPKGKNLIGAFNQPKAVFIDPETLKSLPKREFSAGMAEVIKYGIIRDKELFEYLEIEKNKIELINLKNEYLIKIINSSIKTKSHIVSQDEHENGVRAILNYGHSFGHVIENLCGYGKFLHGEAISIGMNIAGEIAIEKGLWSKEELERQKNLLKSYDLPTEIPKINKEDVLTILMGDKKVRNGKMRFILPKEIGAVDIYDDVEDSLFLKFFS comes from the coding sequence GTGAATAAGAAAAAAATATTAGTCCCATTAGGTGATAAGTCATACGAAGTAACTCTAGAAGCAGGGATACTGAATAATATCAGCGAAGAACTTTTAAAAATTGGAATAACAAAGAATAGAAAAATACTTGTTATTTCAAATGAAGAAATATCAAATTTGTATGGAGAAAAATTTTTAAATAATTTAAATGATAATAAATTTCAGGCCGAAATGTTCCTTATCAAAGCTGGAGAATCATATAAAAACTTAAAAACCTTAAGTGAGATATATGATGTAGCCTTTGAATCTGGCTTAGATAGAAATTCAATAATTATTGCCCTTGGAGGAGGAATTGTTGGAGACGTAAGCGGTTTTGCAGCTGCGACTTGGCTGAGAGGTATCGAATATATTCAGATTCCAACAACATTATTATCAATGGTTGATTCATCTGTAGGAGGAAAAACAGGAGTAAATCATCCAAAAGGTAAGAATTTAATTGGGGCTTTCAATCAACCTAAAGCAGTTTTTATTGATCCAGAAACTTTAAAAAGTTTGCCCAAAAGAGAATTTAGTGCAGGCATGGCCGAAGTAATAAAATACGGAATAATAAGAGATAAAGAACTTTTCGAATACTTAGAAATTGAAAAAAACAAAATTGAACTTATAAATCTCAAAAATGAATATCTAATTAAAATAATTAATAGTTCAATTAAAACAAAGTCTCATATTGTTTCTCAAGACGAACATGAAAATGGTGTTAGGGCAATATTGAATTATGGTCATTCTTTTGGTCACGTTATTGAAAATTTATGTGGATACGGCAAATTTCTACATGGTGAGGCAATATCAATTGGTATGAATATTGCCGGGGAAATAGCAATTGAGAAAGGGTTATGGTCTAAAGAAGAATTAGAGAGACAGAAGAATCTTTTGAAGAGTTATGATCTTCCTACCGAGATCCCAAAAATAAATAAAGAAGACGTTCTAACAATACTTATGGGCGATAAAAAAGTTCGTAATGGCAAAATGAGATTTATATTACCGAAAGAAATTGGTGCTGTTGATATATATGATGACGTAGAAGATTCATTATTTTTAAAGTTTTTTTCTTAA
- a CDS encoding 5-(carboxyamino)imidazole ribonucleotide synthase — protein MSFKKNINDIKKNYSLGIIGGGQLALMLTEAAKKRDLEVCVQTKSCDDPAGLKADHVIEADPLKIRGNKSLINECEKIIFENEWIKIDKLNLIGNNDIFVPSLNAIKPLVDRFSQKKLIDRMNIPCPKWISIEDFKNLSDEEINNWTFPLMAKSNKGGYDGKGNRKLKTKEDLDSFLTENNSNEWLIEEWIEYEKELALVGSRDRTGKIRFFPIVETFQSNHVCDWVLAPGTNEYDLNLFAINIFSSVVNELNYVGVLAIEFFYGDNGLLINEIAPRTHNSAHFSIEACTSSQFDQYVCISSGIMPPEIKMNCEGAIMINLLGLKKNFPISMETRIKMLSEIEGSNIHCYGKSREIMGRKMAHVTFLLTGKTHSERYDEAQILLTMVRDIWPSPNA, from the coding sequence ATGAGTTTTAAAAAAAATATAAACGATATTAAGAAAAATTATTCCTTAGGAATAATTGGAGGTGGTCAACTGGCTTTGATGTTAACTGAGGCAGCAAAAAAAAGAGATCTAGAAGTATGTGTGCAAACAAAATCTTGTGATGATCCTGCTGGTTTAAAAGCAGATCATGTCATAGAAGCTGATCCTTTAAAGATAAGAGGTAATAAATCATTAATTAATGAGTGTGAAAAAATAATTTTTGAAAATGAATGGATAAAAATTGATAAATTAAATTTAATTGGCAATAACGATATTTTTGTTCCAAGCCTTAATGCAATTAAGCCATTAGTAGATAGGTTTTCTCAAAAAAAATTAATAGACAGAATGAATATTCCCTGCCCAAAATGGATAAGTATTGAAGATTTTAAAAATCTCTCGGATGAGGAAATCAATAATTGGACTTTTCCTCTAATGGCAAAATCAAATAAAGGTGGATATGACGGCAAAGGGAACAGAAAATTAAAGACAAAAGAAGATTTAGATTCTTTTTTAACAGAGAATAACTCTAATGAATGGTTAATAGAAGAATGGATAGAGTATGAAAAAGAACTGGCTCTTGTTGGTTCTAGAGATAGGACTGGTAAGATAAGATTCTTTCCAATAGTTGAGACGTTCCAATCAAACCATGTTTGTGATTGGGTTCTTGCACCTGGAACAAATGAATATGATTTGAACTTATTTGCAATAAATATTTTCTCTTCAGTAGTCAATGAACTTAATTACGTTGGAGTTTTAGCTATTGAATTCTTCTATGGAGATAATGGTCTTTTAATTAATGAAATAGCTCCTAGAACACATAACTCAGCTCATTTCTCTATTGAAGCTTGCACTTCAAGTCAGTTTGATCAATATGTTTGTATTTCTTCTGGGATAATGCCACCTGAAATTAAAATGAACTGTGAAGGTGCAATTATGATAAATCTACTGGGGTTAAAAAAGAATTTCCCAATCTCAATGGAAACCAGAATTAAAATGTTATCTGAAATTGAGGGTTCTAATATTCATTGTTATGGCAAATCTCGCGAAATTATGGGAAGAAAAATGGCTCACGTCACATTTTTATTAACAGGTAAAACGCATTCAGAAAGATATGATGAAGCTCAAATTTTATTAACTATGGTAAGAGACATTTGGCCATCTCCAAATGCATAA
- a CDS encoding DUF1651 domain-containing protein, with product MTLGGANVWTNFSYGYRNESPSGWLLSPDRSRLILFIRNKKSPRNSIRIFAHTYYANNFGEPMAIKSSTQMYLDNAWDKWHDLQLEGWTFEELELPESV from the coding sequence ATGACTTTAGGAGGAGCTAATGTTTGGACTAATTTTTCTTACGGTTATCGTAATGAGTCCCCAAGTGGTTGGTTGCTTAGCCCAGACCGCAGCAGATTAATTTTATTTATAAGGAATAAAAAATCTCCAAGAAATAGTATAAGAATTTTTGCTCATACATATTATGCAAATAATTTTGGTGAGCCAATGGCAATTAAATCATCCACTCAAATGTATTTGGATAATGCTTGGGATAAATGGCATGACCTTCAATTAGAAGGTTGGACTTTTGAAGAACTTGAATTACCTGAA